In Thermotomaculum hydrothermale, a single genomic region encodes these proteins:
- a CDS encoding efflux RND transporter periplasmic adaptor subunit, protein MRKKLLFVMIVLIVGLAGFFINEQVKASNKNETEIEKNETGEKEKEFEEKISLTKDEIKEFGIETVPAISRLIESEIHLPGEINLNYDKTARISPRVKGKTVKVLKGLGDKVKKGDTLAIISSRELANAKAEYLASIERLKLAKTVLEREKKLWEKQITSQQEYLEAQKNYTEAKINYTTIKQKLYSFGIKGTELKNLEKDGNTDLTLYTIKAPFDGIILTKNISVGENVNEDTEIYTISDLSTVWAIITIYPQYLNYINIGHKVYIKFNNGIKDVKGKIDFIAPVVGEETRTATARVVIKNPKLHYKPGMFFTAEVKLPGKVAEVTVPLTAFQEIEGEKYVFVKKGKYFEPRKVKIGRTNNKFAEILEGVKKGEEVVYKGSFTLKAQMTKDSFADEEE, encoded by the coding sequence ATGAGAAAAAAATTATTATTTGTGATGATTGTCTTAATTGTAGGGTTGGCAGGCTTTTTTATTAATGAACAGGTGAAAGCATCCAACAAAAATGAAACTGAAATTGAGAAAAATGAGACAGGAGAAAAAGAAAAAGAATTTGAAGAGAAAATCTCTTTAACAAAAGACGAAATCAAAGAATTTGGCATAGAAACAGTGCCGGCAATCTCCCGCTTAATTGAAAGTGAAATCCATTTACCAGGTGAAATCAATTTAAATTACGATAAAACTGCAAGGATTTCTCCAAGGGTGAAGGGAAAAACTGTAAAAGTATTGAAAGGATTAGGCGACAAAGTCAAGAAAGGAGATACATTAGCAATTATTTCAAGCAGGGAACTTGCAAACGCAAAAGCCGAATATTTAGCATCAATTGAAAGGCTTAAACTTGCAAAAACAGTGCTTGAAAGGGAGAAAAAACTCTGGGAAAAACAGATTACATCCCAGCAAGAATACCTTGAAGCACAAAAAAATTACACTGAAGCAAAAATAAATTACACAACAATTAAGCAAAAACTGTACTCCTTCGGCATAAAAGGCACAGAATTAAAAAACCTTGAAAAAGATGGAAATACTGATTTGACACTTTACACAATCAAAGCACCCTTTGACGGAATTATACTCACCAAAAATATTTCTGTTGGAGAAAATGTAAATGAAGACACTGAAATTTACACAATTTCAGACTTATCAACAGTCTGGGCAATAATTACTATTTATCCACAGTATCTCAATTATATAAACATAGGGCACAAGGTATATATTAAATTCAACAATGGGATAAAAGATGTAAAGGGGAAAATTGACTTTATAGCGCCTGTTGTAGGAGAAGAAACAAGGACTGCAACGGCAAGAGTTGTAATTAAAAACCCCAAATTACACTATAAACCAGGAATGTTTTTCACCGCAGAAGTAAAATTGCCTGGGAAAGTAGCAGAAGTAACCGTGCCCTTAACTGCTTTTCAGGAAATTGAAGGTGAAAAATATGTTTTTGTAAAAAAAGGAAAATATTTTGAGCCAAGAAAAGTGAAAATTGGAAGAACAAACAACAAATTTGCCGAAATTCTTGAAGGTGTAAAAAAAGGAGAAGAAGTCGTTTATAAGGGTAGCTTTACTTTAAAAGCCCAGATGACGAAAGACTCCTTTGCTGATGAGGAAGAATAA
- a CDS encoding TolC family protein has protein sequence MDKFIKKLLYSNLLIILTGLMALQQPALASDNSEGFERVVEIAFKSNPDIKKAYLNLKRIEGEKIQAGYLPNPEVEFEVENFGRGYGEHTFSNSELTFYLSQKIELGGKRKFRKKASFEKLLASRENYKSIINEKLATLFIVYNKTAVAKKRLDIAEKLFNISKENLKVVSEKVKYGKTSPIQKIKANLEFEKAKLQLKEAKINFKNMKNTLANLLGVEKLPEDLLFKDFIPQGLKAEKIAKESKILSTPAIKEKEFLQKSKETELKLTKSLNIPDLKVSVGLRKFRDTDQTAYGMSLGINLPVFNRNKGLIMKKSAERDMAYLSLKQTQIELINYRKNILNSFYTVKEQNKVYKETMLPDAEKAYKAVLTAYKEGKLSYLDLLDTQRTLIFIENEYLSVKEKYIESLGELMQLSAYFSEKYINKIKIRSER, from the coding sequence ATGGACAAATTTATCAAAAAATTGCTTTATTCTAACTTATTAATAATTCTAACTGGACTTATGGCTTTACAGCAACCAGCGTTAGCCTCTGATAACTCGGAAGGGTTTGAAAGAGTAGTAGAAATTGCTTTTAAATCAAACCCTGACATTAAAAAAGCATACCTTAACCTTAAAAGGATTGAGGGAGAAAAAATTCAGGCAGGATATCTACCTAATCCAGAAGTTGAATTTGAGGTTGAAAACTTTGGAAGAGGCTATGGGGAACATACTTTTTCAAACTCTGAATTGACTTTTTACCTTAGCCAGAAAATTGAGTTAGGGGGAAAAAGAAAATTCCGAAAAAAGGCAAGCTTTGAAAAACTGCTTGCATCAAGAGAAAATTATAAATCAATAATTAATGAAAAATTAGCTACCCTTTTTATTGTATATAACAAAACAGCGGTTGCAAAAAAAAGGCTGGATATTGCGGAAAAGCTATTTAACATCTCAAAAGAAAATTTAAAAGTAGTTAGCGAAAAAGTAAAATACGGGAAAACTTCCCCTATTCAGAAAATTAAAGCCAACCTTGAATTTGAGAAAGCAAAACTTCAACTAAAAGAAGCAAAAATAAATTTCAAAAACATGAAAAACACATTGGCAAATCTTTTAGGCGTTGAAAAATTACCTGAAGACCTTTTGTTTAAAGATTTCATCCCACAAGGATTAAAAGCGGAAAAAATCGCAAAAGAATCAAAAATCCTTTCAACCCCTGCTATAAAAGAAAAAGAATTTTTGCAAAAATCCAAAGAAACAGAATTGAAGTTAACAAAATCATTGAATATCCCTGATTTAAAAGTTTCAGTAGGGTTGAGAAAATTTAGGGACACCGACCAAACCGCTTATGGAATGTCTTTAGGAATTAATCTCCCTGTTTTTAATAGAAATAAAGGGTTAATTATGAAAAAGTCTGCCGAAAGGGATATGGCTTATCTTTCATTAAAGCAAACTCAGATTGAGTTAATAAATTACCGTAAGAATATTTTAAACTCTTTTTACACAGTAAAGGAACAAAACAAAGTCTATAAAGAAACAATGCTACCTGATGCAGAAAAGGCATACAAAGCTGTGCTTACTGCTTACAAAGAGGGTAAATTAAGTTACCTTGACCTTCTTGACACCCAGAGGACACTGATATTTATAGAAAACGAATACCTTTCAGTAAAAGAAAAATACATCGAATCACTGGGAGAGTTAATGCAATTATCCGCATATTTTTCTGAAAAATACATAAACAAAATAAAAATAAGGAGTGAAAGATGA